The genomic DNA GTTCGGCGACGGCATCGAGATCGAGTGCATCCTCGGCATGCGCCAGATAGGTCTCGAGGTCGCGCACCGCCAGTGCGGTGTTGCCCTGTTCGGCATGCGCGAGGCCGCGGTCGCGATGCTCGCCCCAGGCCTCGGGAAGCAGGGCAACCAGGCGGTCCTGCACCGCGATCGCACGCTGCCAGTCTTCCTGCGCGCGATGGATTTCCTTCAGGTTGCGCAGCATCCGGCCGATGATCTCGCGCGGCGCCGCCGGCTGCAGGTAGAGGCCGAGCGGCACGTCGAAATCGCCGACCAGGCCATTGCTGCGCTTGTAGGGCTCGAGCCGCTCGCTGAGTTCCTCGCGCGACAGCGACTTGCCGGTGAAGGGGTCGATCACCACCTGCCCTTTCGGCAGCGTGACCTTCAGCATGAAATGGCCCGGAAAGGCCACGCCGCGCGCCTGCAGGCCCAGGCCCTGGGCCAGTTCCATCCACAGCACCGCGAGCGAGATCGGAATGCCGCGCCGCGTGCGCAGCACCGCGTTCAGGTAGCTGTTGTCGGGGTCGTAGTAGTCGTTGACGTTGCCGCCGAAGCTGAGGTCGTGGAAGAAGAACTGGTTGAGCGCGCGCAAACGCTGCAAGGGCGCCGCGTCGGCCGGCAAGCGCCGCCGCAGCCGCGCGAGCAGTTGATCGATGTCGCCCAGCACCTGCTGCACGTCGAGTTCCGGGTATTCGTCCTGCGCGAGACTGGCGGCCGCTTCGAGCAGCGGGAACTGCTCGTCGCTCTTCACGAGCGATTCGAAGTACTCGAGAGCGGTGGGCGTCGAAAAGCTGAACGTCATGTGTCTTTGTAGAGGAGCGCGGCAGGAGCGTCAAGACGGCACCGCCGCTTGCGGCGCCTGCAAGGCTCAGTGGCGCATGAAACTGCGCAGCTTGAGCCCCGCCGCGGCGAGCACCGCGAAATAGAGTGCGGCGGCGCCCGCGATCAGCGCCGCCAGCAGGCCGACGCGGTACAGACGATGCTCGCGCAGGCCGATCCAGTCGAAATGCTGGTTGCCCCAGACCAGGAGCGCGGCGAG from Variovorax sp. PBL-E5 includes the following:
- a CDS encoding SirB1 family protein, which gives rise to MTFSFSTPTALEYFESLVKSDEQFPLLEAAASLAQDEYPELDVQQVLGDIDQLLARLRRRLPADAAPLQRLRALNQFFFHDLSFGGNVNDYYDPDNSYLNAVLRTRRGIPISLAVLWMELAQGLGLQARGVAFPGHFMLKVTLPKGQVVIDPFTGKSLSREELSERLEPYKRSNGLVGDFDVPLGLYLQPAAPREIIGRMLRNLKEIHRAQEDWQRAIAVQDRLVALLPEAWGEHRDRGLAHAEQGNTALAVRDLETYLAHAEDALDLDAVAERVAALRRARN